In one Grus americana isolate bGruAme1 chromosome 1, bGruAme1.mat, whole genome shotgun sequence genomic region, the following are encoded:
- the ANGPTL5 gene encoding angiopoietin-related protein 5, which produces MNCFRVTSLICLGIFLFGLGETVISNVKPCSSKGTRNVGAVEEPLKAEEKNKSADISKQKKQCLVPCDVQAKILREEKHYMCRNLQNSLVEYSRSTKKLVRNMMDDQQSSLDYLSNQVNELMNRLLLLNAEVLRKHLDPLPYKTVQSHGLDCTDIKDTVGSVSKTPTGLYIIHPEGSNFAFEVLCDMDFQGGGWTVVQKRTDGIIPFQRTWSEYLDGFGDLSGEFWLGLRKIFHIVNQKSTSFSLYVDLESENDKHAYASYDGFWIEDEACSFKIHLGRYSGNAGDAFRGYKKEDNQNSMPFSTFDVDNDGCRPMCTIKEQLVKSCSNFSDNTGWWFNQCGLANLNGVHRYTGRFLATGIHWDTWTMNNKPVKIKSVSMKIRRTYNPYFQ; this is translated from the exons ATGAACTGCTTTAGGGTAACTTCACTGATTTGtcttggtatttttttgttcGGTTTAGGAGAGACTGTCATAAGTAATGTCAAGCCTTGTTCCTCTAAG GGCACAAGGAATGTTGGAGCTGTGGAGGAACCACtcaaggcagaagagaaaaataaatctgcagatatttcaaagcaaaaaaaacaaTGCCTTGTACCATGTGATGTTCAAGCTAAAATTTTACGAGAGGAAAAACATTACATGTGCA gaaatttgcAGAACTCTCTTGTTGAATATTCAAGAAGTACAAAAAAACTGGTAAGAAACATGATGGATGATCAACAGTCTTCTTTGGATTACCTGTCTAATCag GTAAATGAGCTCATGAACAGACTCCTTCTTTTGAACGCAGAAGTTTTGAGAAAGCATTTGGATCCACTTCCTTACAAAACAGTTCAATCTCATG GGTTGGATTGCACTGATATTAAAGATACCGTTGGTTCAGTTTCAAAAACTCCAACTGGTCTCTACATTATCCATCCAGAAGGatcaaattttgcttttgag GTTTTGTGTGACATGGATTTTCAAGGAGGTGGATGGACTGTAGTTCAGAAAAGAACTGATGGAATCATACCATTTCAGAGAACATGGTCTGAATATCTGGATGGATTTGGTGACCTTTCTG GGGAATTTTGGCTTGGACTGAGGAAGATTTTTCACATAGTAAATCAAAAATCCACTAGTTTCAGTCTTTATGTGGATTTGGAATCAGAAAATGACAAGCATGCCTATGCATCATATGATGGATTTTGGATAGAGGATGAGGCATGTTCTTTTAAGATCCATTTGGGGCGTTATTCAGGAAACGCTG GTGATGCATTTAGAGGatataaaaaagaagataaCCAGAACTCAATGCCTTTCAGCACATTCGATGTTGATAATGATGGGTGCAGGCCAATGTGCACTATCAAAGAACAGCTTGTCAAGAGCTGCAGTAACTTCAGTGATAACACTGGATGGTGGTTCAACCAGTGTGGCCTTGCAAATCTTAATGGTGTTCATCGCTACACAGGTAGATTTCTTGCAACTGGGATTCACTGGGATACCTGGACAATGAACAATAAACCAGTCAAAATTAAATCAGTTTCAATGAAAATTCGGAGAACCTATAATCCGTATTTCCAGTAA